The Thalassotalea psychrophila genome window below encodes:
- a CDS encoding LysR substrate-binding domain-containing protein, whose product MNSPITLDALKVLDAIERKKSFAAAADELFRVPSAVSYTVNKLEEDLGVELFDRSKRKAQLTPVGTMLIDQGRLILKATDELTRLAQQSANGWEAELRICIDSILLFKPIYALIAQFQQEYPWINIRVTEEVLGGTWDSLIADSTDLIIGATGESHNRDFNVQSLGEIDFVFAVAKDHPLVDEPVPISDRAIKQYSSIVVADSSRGLPSRSEGLLDGQSRITVPTVQKKIEAHLLGVGIGFLPVHRIQDELESGELVSLQLASYESRTNQLIMAWNKDNQGKALAWFIEKIQAISDKLI is encoded by the coding sequence ATGAATTCCCCCATTACACTTGATGCGTTAAAAGTACTAGACGCAATTGAACGTAAGAAAAGCTTTGCTGCTGCCGCAGACGAGCTTTTTCGTGTCCCGTCTGCAGTTTCTTATACGGTAAATAAACTAGAAGAAGATCTTGGCGTTGAGTTATTTGATCGTTCAAAGCGTAAAGCACAGTTAACTCCCGTTGGAACAATGCTTATCGATCAAGGCAGGTTAATTTTAAAAGCGACCGATGAACTTACACGGCTGGCTCAACAATCAGCTAATGGTTGGGAGGCAGAGTTGCGTATTTGTATTGACAGTATTTTATTATTCAAACCTATTTATGCATTAATCGCTCAGTTTCAACAGGAATACCCGTGGATAAATATTCGAGTAACTGAAGAAGTACTAGGCGGCACTTGGGACTCTTTAATTGCTGATAGCACAGATCTCATTATTGGTGCTACAGGTGAGTCCCATAATAGAGACTTTAACGTACAATCGTTAGGTGAAATTGACTTTGTCTTTGCCGTTGCAAAAGATCATCCGTTAGTTGATGAACCAGTACCGATCTCAGACAGAGCAATAAAGCAATACTCTTCGATTGTGGTTGCCGATAGTTCTCGAGGTTTACCTAGTCGTTCAGAGGGTCTACTCGATGGACAATCACGTATAACTGTACCTACTGTGCAAAAAAAGATAGAAGCTCATCTACTAGGTGTAGGGATCGGATTTCTGCCGGTTCACCGCATTCAGGATGAGCTTGAATCTGGGGAACTTGTTTCCTTACAGCTAGCAAGTTATGAGAGCAGAACTAACCAGTTGATAATGGCATGGAATAAAGATAATCAAGGCAAAGCACTCGCTTGGTTTATTGAAAAAATACAGGCTATATCGGATAAATTAATATAG
- a CDS encoding SDR family oxidoreductase codes for MNNQTTLIIGAAGNNGVATIDAIINKKQTKDTIRAAVRSADKAAELKRKFPAIETVIIDLNKPETLTAAYQGVTKVFMIPGNVEEREQHAKNAIDAAVQAGSVEQFVFYSVFGAEYESILFGRQFRAGEKYLEQSGLNWTHLRTIFFQDNFFGWADGVKQGGLYFGIREGSLAPLNVADIGEIAANILTTVGHTNKAYNITGPELLTGDAMAQVFADVTGKEVAYISPSQEQTLDSLLSTGWPQWQAEGMLELFEVFATNQAAVISPDGETLLGRPLTTLKEFISQNKAAFV; via the coding sequence ATGAACAATCAAACTACATTAATCATTGGTGCAGCAGGTAATAACGGTGTTGCGACTATCGATGCAATAATTAACAAGAAGCAAACAAAAGACACTATCCGTGCAGCGGTTCGTAGCGCTGATAAAGCCGCTGAACTTAAACGCAAGTTTCCAGCAATTGAAACTGTGATCATTGATCTTAATAAGCCAGAAACATTAACTGCCGCATATCAAGGTGTAACTAAGGTATTTATGATACCTGGCAATGTTGAAGAAAGAGAGCAACATGCTAAGAATGCAATTGATGCTGCAGTTCAAGCAGGAAGTGTTGAACAATTTGTATTTTACTCAGTGTTTGGCGCTGAATATGAGTCAATTTTATTTGGACGTCAATTTAGAGCAGGTGAAAAATACCTAGAGCAATCAGGCCTTAACTGGACTCACTTACGCACAATATTCTTCCAAGATAACTTCTTTGGTTGGGCTGATGGAGTTAAACAAGGCGGATTATATTTTGGTATTCGAGAAGGTAGCTTAGCCCCATTAAATGTTGCTGATATTGGTGAAATTGCAGCAAATATTTTAACAACAGTTGGCCATACTAATAAAGCCTATAACATTACCGGTCCAGAATTATTAACTGGTGATGCAATGGCTCAAGTATTTGCTGATGTAACGGGTAAAGAAGTTGCTTATATTTCTCCTTCGCAAGAACAAACGTTAGATTCGCTATTATCAACCGGCTGGCCACAATGGCAAGCAGAAGGTATGTTGGAATTATTTGAAGTGTTTGCAACTAATCAAGCGGCAGTTATCAGCCCTGATGGTGAGACATTACTAGGTCGCCCTTTAACAACTCTTAAAGAGTTTATCTCACAAAACAAAGCGGCGTTTGTGTAA
- a CDS encoding helix-turn-helix domain-containing protein, whose protein sequence is MASTHLLRAKLIYPIIEVLREIHAPVHKVLEQAHIPFDIENDEELLIAGMALRKLMAIVERDYKMPALGYRIVELGGLEHISNIVEKMKVEGETLFHCLQIFCESVNAIVNEAKNWTEKTSEGVWLCHQSTEHLPLGKNVMEQYVIAVFVSLVRIYAGNSWRPQMVWFERLDATADQAEMILGTQVFRGQSCTKVFIEHQYALKPNPFKQKQSEINLEQITLGKFKDTLQAMLAPHFKSFVPSITDAALITGKSKRSIQRYLQNEGLSYRDLIGKMRFDIAKKRLSKSDDTVVEIAADLGYSSIAHFTRAFKRWQGMTPSQFRQKQSVK, encoded by the coding sequence ATGGCTAGTACACACTTATTGAGAGCGAAATTAATTTACCCGATAATTGAGGTTTTGCGGGAAATTCATGCACCTGTACACAAGGTGCTAGAGCAGGCTCATATCCCCTTTGATATTGAAAATGATGAAGAGTTACTGATTGCTGGTATGGCACTTAGGAAACTGATGGCGATTGTTGAACGTGATTATAAAATGCCCGCACTGGGTTATCGAATTGTTGAATTAGGTGGCTTGGAGCATATTTCCAATATTGTTGAAAAGATGAAAGTTGAGGGCGAAACGCTATTTCATTGCCTGCAAATTTTTTGTGAGTCGGTTAATGCTATTGTTAATGAAGCAAAAAATTGGACCGAGAAGACCAGTGAAGGAGTTTGGCTTTGTCATCAGTCCACTGAGCATTTACCATTAGGTAAGAATGTGATGGAGCAATACGTTATTGCGGTGTTTGTATCTCTAGTTCGCATCTATGCTGGTAACTCCTGGCGGCCACAAATGGTATGGTTTGAGCGGCTCGATGCAACGGCGGATCAAGCGGAAATGATCTTGGGTACACAAGTATTTCGGGGGCAGTCTTGTACTAAGGTTTTTATCGAACACCAGTATGCGTTAAAACCAAACCCATTTAAGCAAAAACAAAGTGAGATCAATCTTGAACAAATAACTCTAGGAAAATTCAAAGACACGCTGCAAGCAATGCTAGCGCCACACTTTAAAAGCTTTGTCCCTTCTATTACTGATGCGGCGCTGATCACCGGTAAAAGCAAACGCAGCATTCAGCGTTACTTGCAAAATGAAGGGTTAAGCTATCGAGATTTAATAGGGAAAATGCGCTTTGATATTGCCAAAAAACGTTTATCAAAGAGTGATGATACCGTTGTAGAAATTGCCGCTGATCTAGGCTATAGCTCTATTGCGCATTTTACCCGTGCGTTTAAACGTTGGCAGGGAATGACGCCAAGCCAATTTCGACAGAAGCAAAGTGTAAAATAA
- a CDS encoding DoxX family protein: protein MNISLIKKLVSTDAGFSTLALRFPIAFIFIAHGAQKLFGLFGGYGLEGTGQWMDSIGLEPGYYMALLAGSAEFFGGLALLVGLLVRPVALMLSITMLVAIFSVHFTNGLFMADNGYEFGLALFAVSISLMMSGAGKLSLDNLLKQRLG from the coding sequence ATGAACATTTCATTAATCAAAAAATTAGTTTCAACTGACGCAGGATTTTCAACTTTAGCACTTAGATTTCCAATCGCGTTTATTTTTATTGCTCACGGCGCACAAAAACTATTCGGTTTATTTGGTGGTTACGGTCTTGAAGGCACCGGCCAGTGGATGGATTCAATCGGCTTAGAGCCAGGTTATTACATGGCATTATTAGCCGGTAGCGCAGAATTCTTTGGTGGCTTAGCTTTATTAGTTGGTTTGCTGGTTCGCCCTGTGGCGCTGATGCTAAGCATTACTATGCTAGTTGCCATCTTTAGTGTTCATTTTACTAATGGCTTATTTATGGCTGACAACGGTTATGAGTTTGGCCTGGCATTATTCGCAGTATCAATTTCATTAATGATGAGTGGTGCAGGAAAGTTATCGCTTGATAACCTTTTAAAGCAACGCTTAGGTTAG
- a CDS encoding dipeptidase gives MKLSKIALGLSVVIAFSVNAHDIGQKHEHVKNGWNAKAGFVSDVDYKSNLWSPRGKSKEELIKRAVWLAEKYDLVRTSEQQARADNSRAKYKDAIAINSMLPSSVGIIGNTYESFTKGVKRNQDAGMSLTGGTVYAFPAAIPEGGSAYSVTKASDKVIEDQGMIKVNGVADIRRAKAEGNMAVMYNTQGADYVADDLAGHAHKSYEHGIRSMNFTYNNNNMLAGGGSTQDLGLTDLGKQWVVEAQKSGILIDVSHSSNQAAIDAAKIATKPIIATHSNSQALYDVSRNMSDEAIKAVASTGGVVCPTGVGMFLNEEADASPERYVEHVVYIAELIGKERVCFATDYVHNILDFYKRDVSNTDVYPPELGFGAPISNIAPENIWDVAAILESKYDWSEKEITGFLGENLMRVYEANWK, from the coding sequence ATGAAATTAAGTAAAATCGCATTAGGATTATCAGTAGTAATAGCTTTTTCAGTAAATGCGCATGACATAGGTCAAAAACACGAACACGTTAAGAATGGTTGGAACGCTAAAGCTGGTTTTGTATCTGATGTAGACTACAAATCGAACCTTTGGAGCCCTCGCGGAAAGTCCAAAGAAGAACTAATCAAACGAGCTGTTTGGTTAGCCGAAAAATACGACCTAGTCCGTACCTCAGAGCAGCAAGCTCGCGCTGATAACTCTCGAGCTAAATACAAAGATGCCATTGCAATTAATTCTATGTTGCCTTCGTCTGTCGGTATTATTGGTAACACTTATGAATCATTTACTAAGGGTGTAAAACGCAACCAAGATGCGGGCATGTCATTGACTGGAGGTACTGTTTACGCCTTCCCTGCGGCAATTCCTGAAGGTGGTAGTGCTTATAGCGTTACAAAAGCATCTGATAAAGTAATTGAAGATCAAGGAATGATCAAAGTTAACGGCGTTGCCGATATCCGCAGAGCAAAAGCTGAAGGTAATATGGCGGTTATGTACAACACTCAAGGGGCAGATTACGTTGCTGACGATTTAGCGGGCCATGCGCATAAATCATACGAGCACGGCATACGTTCAATGAACTTTACCTACAACAACAACAATATGTTAGCAGGTGGTGGTTCAACACAAGATTTAGGTTTAACTGACTTAGGTAAACAGTGGGTTGTTGAAGCGCAAAAATCCGGTATTTTAATTGATGTATCTCACTCATCAAATCAAGCCGCAATTGATGCTGCAAAAATAGCAACTAAGCCAATTATTGCCACGCATTCAAATTCACAAGCGTTATACGATGTATCTCGTAACATGTCAGATGAAGCGATTAAAGCGGTTGCATCAACGGGCGGTGTCGTTTGCCCTACAGGTGTTGGTATGTTCTTGAATGAAGAAGCCGATGCATCACCAGAGCGATATGTAGAACATGTTGTCTATATTGCTGAATTGATTGGTAAAGAACGCGTATGTTTCGCAACTGATTATGTTCACAACATTTTAGATTTCTACAAACGTGATGTAAGTAATACCGATGTATACCCACCTGAGCTTGGGTTTGGCGCACCAATTAGCAACATTGCACCAGAAAACATTTGGGATGTGGCTGCAATACTAGAAAGTAAGTATGACTGGTCTGAAAAAGAAATAACTGGTTTCCTAGGTGAAAACCTAATGCGTGTTTATGAAGCTAACTGGAAGTAA
- a CDS encoding dipeptidase: MMKFNYNILTVALVVTATACATASSETTAKAEPVADTGPSAIEKAELSKRDYLTPPVNFEIKPRPKDKNEFPKFVDYLLEVMHPRSEAEMVGDAEMMAKYKGVHNIDSIVIAAPGFPADITMKQYEEYMEHFRENQFTSMSVTVSNGSDKSVEEVFDRIETFNKYISDNSDRYHQIKSVADFDIALKAGKLAQFYNFQSMNAFGGEISNIEKYYNLGLRTANFTYNQDNIWGGGTVSNEDGSNDGVTDLGKQAINEMNRVGMVVDCSHSSDQTCFDAASITSRPMIMSHSNNATLQPIGRNNSDKAMKAVAATGGAICINFIGGFLNPQGMARPMDIAKHIEYVGNISGREHVCAGSDFVYNYAGTLMWILNNPDAFPESMGYASPSHMGMPGEIWGVVRALEEIYGWNENEIKGLLGGNLIRVYKANWQ; this comes from the coding sequence ATGATGAAGTTTAACTACAATATTCTTACAGTTGCTTTGGTAGTTACCGCTACAGCTTGTGCAACAGCAAGCTCAGAAACTACAGCTAAGGCTGAGCCAGTAGCAGATACAGGGCCTTCAGCAATTGAAAAAGCCGAGCTTAGTAAACGAGACTATCTAACGCCGCCAGTAAATTTTGAAATCAAACCACGTCCAAAAGATAAAAATGAATTTCCAAAGTTTGTCGATTACTTATTAGAAGTAATGCATCCTCGCTCAGAAGCCGAAATGGTCGGCGATGCAGAAATGATGGCGAAATATAAAGGCGTCCATAATATCGACTCCATTGTGATTGCAGCACCTGGTTTTCCAGCAGACATCACCATGAAGCAGTACGAAGAATATATGGAGCATTTTCGTGAAAACCAATTCACTTCAATGTCGGTAACGGTATCAAATGGTAGTGATAAATCCGTTGAAGAAGTATTTGATAGGATTGAAACCTTTAACAAATACATTAGTGATAATAGTGACCGGTATCATCAAATTAAAAGCGTGGCTGATTTTGATATAGCCTTAAAGGCAGGAAAATTAGCGCAATTTTATAACTTTCAAAGTATGAATGCCTTCGGCGGCGAAATTAGCAATATTGAAAAATACTATAACTTAGGCTTAAGGACCGCTAACTTCACCTACAATCAAGACAATATTTGGGGTGGTGGTACTGTTTCAAATGAAGATGGCAGTAATGATGGTGTGACCGACTTAGGCAAGCAGGCCATTAATGAAATGAACCGGGTTGGCATGGTGGTTGATTGTTCTCATTCATCAGATCAAACCTGTTTTGACGCAGCATCAATTACCTCGCGCCCAATGATAATGTCGCATTCAAATAACGCTACTTTACAACCCATTGGTCGTAATAACTCAGATAAAGCAATGAAAGCTGTTGCTGCAACTGGTGGTGCGATTTGCATTAACTTTATCGGCGGTTTTTTAAACCCGCAAGGTATGGCGCGCCCTATGGATATTGCCAAACATATTGAATATGTAGGTAATATTTCCGGCAGAGAGCACGTTTGCGCAGGTTCAGACTTTGTATATAACTACGCAGGTACATTAATGTGGATTTTAAACAATCCAGATGCATTCCCTGAATCTATGGGTTACGCCTCTCCATCTCATATGGGTATGCCAGGGGAAATTTGGGGCGTAGTACGAGCACTAGAAGAAATTTACGGTTGGAATGAAAATGAAATCAAAGGCTTGTTGGGGGGTAACCTCATTCGGGTTTATAAAGCTAACTGGCAATAA
- a CDS encoding MFS transporter yields the protein MNTATGALDQLQNEPMKIRQWYVVAICIGILALDGYDVLAIAFAAPGMTAEWGLSKTVLGIILPLELVGMALGSIFMGALADTYGRRPIMLSGLVILTVGMAVAGMSPNVWVLGISRVFTGIGIGGLLAAATATSSDYCNNKNRALAVTLVAGGFAFGVYLGATFLAPLLKQYDWRITFYLGAVLSLVFIPLVYALVPETVSFLERKQPKGALAHIQKIMQRLGHSAPAALKPIEAHNAEPVGVKNLFKGGMLATTIILIFAYFGNIGTYYYFVKWLPTIVSDLGHSASEATTVLGVISLGGVVGSIGMGVISRFVPIKMLMIVCLICAAIGVASFPYFTDTLASMKQIGFFTGTFIFAAISGFFGLFATSFPSSLLGSGSGLVLGLGRGGAVLGPMIPGFLFAAGLPLTNVALFMASGSFLAGVTIMFVHQQRFAQR from the coding sequence ATGAATACAGCAACAGGAGCGCTTGATCAGCTTCAAAACGAACCGATGAAAATTAGACAATGGTATGTTGTCGCGATTTGTATCGGCATATTAGCTCTGGATGGCTACGATGTATTAGCGATTGCGTTTGCAGCGCCAGGTATGACGGCGGAGTGGGGGCTTTCTAAAACGGTTTTAGGGATCATTTTACCGCTTGAATTAGTTGGGATGGCACTAGGTTCAATATTTATGGGGGCATTGGCCGACACTTATGGTAGAAGGCCCATAATGTTATCTGGTCTTGTCATTTTAACCGTTGGTATGGCCGTTGCGGGTATGTCGCCTAATGTCTGGGTGTTAGGTATTTCCCGAGTATTCACTGGTATTGGTATCGGTGGTTTGTTGGCAGCAGCAACAGCAACTTCGAGTGATTATTGTAATAACAAAAACCGAGCACTGGCAGTAACATTAGTTGCTGGTGGCTTTGCTTTCGGTGTTTATTTAGGGGCAACATTCTTAGCACCATTATTAAAGCAATACGACTGGCGCATTACTTTTTATTTAGGTGCAGTGTTAAGTCTAGTTTTTATTCCTTTGGTGTATGCATTAGTACCAGAAACGGTATCGTTTTTAGAGCGTAAGCAGCCAAAAGGCGCATTAGCGCACATTCAAAAAATTATGCAGCGCTTAGGGCATTCAGCGCCAGCAGCCTTAAAGCCAATAGAAGCACATAATGCAGAACCCGTTGGTGTTAAAAACCTGTTCAAAGGTGGCATGTTGGCGACGACTATTATTCTTATTTTTGCTTATTTTGGTAACATCGGAACCTATTACTACTTTGTTAAATGGTTACCAACGATTGTTTCTGATCTTGGTCATAGTGCCTCTGAGGCGACTACAGTGTTAGGTGTTATCAGCCTAGGCGGCGTAGTTGGTTCAATTGGTATGGGCGTTATTTCACGGTTTGTGCCGATTAAAATGCTAATGATTGTTTGTCTTATTTGCGCTGCTATCGGAGTTGCATCATTCCCTTATTTCACTGATACATTGGCAAGCATGAAACAAATAGGCTTTTTCACGGGTACATTTATTTTTGCTGCTATTTCAGGGTTCTTTGGGTTGTTTGCTACGTCTTTTCCATCGTCATTACTTGGCTCAGGCTCTGGATTAGTGCTTGGCCTTGGTCGTGGTGGTGCGGTACTTGGACCTATGATCCCTGGTTTCTTATTTGCTGCCGGTTTACCTTTAACTAATGTGGCACTGTTCATGGCATCAGGGTCATTTCTAGCAGGCGTGACCATTATGTTTGTGCATCAACAAAGGTTTGCGCAAAGGTAA
- a CDS encoding dipeptidase: MNKSILALTVAAVFSAGAMAAKIELTDDVHGKYYNSYGKTDAQITERIKFLVDVSNPRTEEDRAKDNATIKRYKDAIVINTLHVTTAGFAGADEASYEQALWNSYEHNITLESATVSNGDAKLVGASPVDNAIRAKAVVDSLDHTMHVDSVEDIYSAKKNEQLGVVYNIQGSDFIDPLTMEDQVIEMKNAGILTANFAYNVDNHLATGGNKSRTEADKGLTNTGKALVKMYNKHNIIVDCSHSSDKTCLDAAKITTLPMIASHSNAQGVHDVSRNISDEAIIAIAKTGGTISPTFLGPFMNDEGTASSEDIAIAINYVATVISENTDLDGRKHVGFAADFTHTLADAFEVIVRSPERYPPESGYATPAEQAFASDIWGAVPVLEQKYGWSEQDIRGVLGENVLRVYKQVWSKS; this comes from the coding sequence ATGAATAAATCAATATTAGCGTTAACAGTAGCAGCCGTATTTTCTGCCGGTGCAATGGCTGCAAAAATCGAACTTACCGATGATGTACATGGTAAGTACTACAACTCTTACGGTAAAACTGATGCACAAATTACCGAGCGTATTAAATTCTTGGTTGATGTATCAAATCCACGCACTGAAGAAGACCGCGCAAAAGATAATGCCACTATTAAACGTTATAAAGATGCGATAGTGATAAACACATTGCACGTAACTACCGCAGGCTTTGCTGGCGCCGATGAAGCCTCTTATGAACAAGCACTTTGGAACTCTTATGAGCACAACATTACTCTAGAATCAGCAACCGTATCTAACGGTGATGCTAAGTTAGTTGGTGCCTCTCCAGTGGACAATGCAATACGTGCAAAAGCTGTTGTTGACTCATTGGATCACACTATGCATGTCGATTCAGTCGAAGATATTTATAGCGCCAAGAAAAATGAACAATTAGGCGTAGTGTACAATATTCAAGGCTCAGATTTTATTGACCCACTGACTATGGAAGATCAGGTTATTGAGATGAAGAACGCGGGTATTTTAACCGCCAACTTTGCCTATAACGTTGACAACCACTTAGCTACCGGTGGTAACAAAAGCCGTACAGAGGCCGATAAAGGCTTAACAAATACGGGTAAAGCCCTGGTTAAAATGTACAACAAACATAATATTATTGTTGATTGTTCTCATTCATCAGATAAAACCTGTTTAGATGCCGCTAAAATTACTACATTGCCGATGATAGCATCGCATTCTAACGCACAAGGTGTGCACGATGTATCACGTAATATTTCAGATGAAGCGATTATTGCCATAGCCAAAACTGGTGGAACTATTTCACCGACATTCTTAGGCCCATTTATGAATGATGAAGGTACAGCCTCATCAGAAGACATTGCTATCGCGATTAATTATGTGGCAACAGTTATCAGTGAAAACACTGACTTAGACGGTCGTAAACACGTAGGTTTTGCTGCAGACTTTACTCACACCCTAGCCGATGCCTTTGAAGTAATCGTACGTAGCCCTGAGCGTTACCCACCAGAGTCTGGTTATGCAACACCGGCTGAACAAGCTTTTGCTTCTGACATTTGGGGTGCGGTACCAGTATTAGAGCAAAAATACGGTTGGTCTGAGCAAGATATTCGCGGCGTACTTGGTGAAAACGTGTTACGTGTATACAAACAAGTTTGGTCAAAAAGTTAA
- a CDS encoding dipeptidase, giving the protein MKTQITILALTMSVAFSSFSYNAGDEAKVQNTGVHQGYSATADQYEVDGKVISNVDTKATLWNPRGKTEQQLQERGKFLGEAYDLSRSKEQQTRAKKAQTKYQDAIYINSVMIGSVGMVWMPEVTFADGIQRNLDSGASAVSVTAFAYPGDGEMPVMERLDRSRKIIDSNDDFVLIDGVDSILQAKKDGKIAVIFNTQGTDYAIDDPSQLDEAYKRGVRVTNMIYNNDNALAGGGSKQASGLTNLGKEMVQRANKLGMVMDCSHSSNQTCLDVAKTSTKPIVASHSNPDKLQVMGRNMSDEAMKAVASTGGAICSVGVGIFMNEDLDSSPERLVEQIVYTANLIGKDKTCYATDYMHNASDFFMKGVRQYEVFPPEKGFGAPATNIASEHIWDIVAILEQDHGWSEVEIRGFLGENLLRVYKANWK; this is encoded by the coding sequence ATGAAAACCCAAATAACCATACTAGCGTTAACCATGTCTGTTGCATTCAGTTCATTTAGTTATAATGCGGGCGACGAAGCAAAGGTCCAAAATACAGGCGTTCATCAAGGTTACAGTGCTACTGCCGACCAATATGAAGTAGATGGCAAGGTAATAAGTAATGTTGATACTAAAGCAACGTTATGGAACCCGCGCGGTAAAACCGAACAGCAACTACAAGAACGTGGTAAATTTTTAGGAGAAGCCTATGATTTAAGCCGCAGTAAAGAGCAACAAACACGTGCTAAAAAAGCACAAACAAAATACCAAGATGCCATCTATATAAACTCAGTAATGATTGGCTCGGTTGGTATGGTGTGGATGCCAGAGGTAACATTTGCCGATGGCATACAGCGTAATTTAGATTCCGGTGCGTCTGCCGTTTCAGTTACGGCCTTTGCTTACCCAGGTGATGGTGAAATGCCAGTGATGGAACGATTAGATCGCTCTCGAAAAATTATTGATAGTAACGATGACTTTGTGTTGATTGATGGGGTTGATTCAATTTTACAAGCAAAAAAAGACGGAAAAATTGCGGTTATCTTCAACACTCAGGGCACCGACTATGCCATTGATGACCCATCGCAATTAGATGAAGCGTATAAACGCGGCGTACGTGTTACCAACATGATCTATAACAACGACAACGCCCTTGCTGGCGGTGGTTCTAAACAAGCATCTGGCTTAACCAACTTAGGTAAAGAGATGGTGCAAAGAGCGAATAAACTCGGCATGGTAATGGATTGTTCGCATTCATCTAACCAAACCTGTCTGGATGTGGCAAAAACAAGTACCAAACCAATTGTTGCATCACACTCTAACCCTGACAAGTTACAAGTTATGGGTCGTAATATGTCAGATGAAGCAATGAAAGCAGTTGCTTCTACTGGTGGCGCTATTTGTAGTGTTGGGGTTGGTATATTTATGAATGAAGACTTAGACTCTTCGCCAGAACGATTGGTTGAACAAATTGTTTATACGGCCAATTTAATCGGTAAAGATAAAACCTGCTATGCCACCGATTATATGCACAACGCCAGTGACTTCTTTATGAAAGGTGTACGTCAATATGAAGTATTTCCTCCAGAAAAAGGCTTTGGCGCACCAGCAACTAATATCGCTTCTGAACACATTTGGGATATCGTAGCCATTCTTGAGCAAGATCATGGTTGGAGTGAAGTTGAAATCCGTGGCTTCTTAGGCGAAAACCTACTACGCGTATATAAAGCCAACTGGAAATAA
- a CDS encoding helix-turn-helix transcriptional regulator — protein sequence MKRSLHLIDSTVAMPVIRYLQHINAPVIDLMEQAEIPLSLLENKAQKLPAYPWWKLMQLAYDQTQDRAFGFHIDEQQKLSILDPIMQQISHQSNSVYDALVNFIYMRNSVSSHGKFWLTKQSKGAWFIRGRSEFDPKYGVVPMEQVVFANMLRLLRVFTLKKWSPKLITLVQQDKHKIFKQYYPHAMISENNLYTGFYIPDSILGKLNPQLLGKQIVTQGEAILPETFAETLYQALLPYRRVKLPELKEVPEKIGLSLRQIQRRLAKEGTNYKEIIARIRFEFAKEWLLNFDYKITDIATALNYSSPGHFTRAFKQWSGITPKDYRNLPSVKKR from the coding sequence ATGAAACGTTCGTTGCATTTGATTGACTCTACAGTAGCTATGCCGGTAATTCGTTATCTGCAGCACATAAATGCACCTGTTATAGATTTGATGGAACAAGCAGAAATTCCATTGTCGTTATTAGAAAATAAAGCACAAAAGCTGCCAGCGTATCCCTGGTGGAAGTTAATGCAACTTGCTTATGATCAAACTCAAGATAGGGCGTTTGGATTTCATATCGATGAGCAGCAAAAATTATCGATACTTGATCCAATAATGCAACAAATAAGCCATCAATCGAATAGCGTTTATGATGCACTGGTAAATTTTATTTATATGCGTAATAGCGTTTCGTCACATGGTAAGTTTTGGTTGACTAAACAAAGTAAGGGCGCTTGGTTTATCCGTGGACGAAGTGAATTTGACCCGAAATACGGTGTGGTTCCAATGGAGCAGGTTGTATTTGCCAATATGCTGCGCTTGCTTAGAGTGTTCACTTTGAAGAAGTGGTCACCTAAATTGATCACCTTAGTTCAGCAAGATAAGCATAAAATATTTAAGCAATATTACCCTCATGCAATGATTTCTGAAAATAACTTATATACCGGATTCTATATTCCTGATTCAATTTTAGGCAAATTGAACCCACAATTGCTAGGGAAACAAATTGTCACTCAAGGCGAAGCAATTTTGCCGGAAACCTTTGCTGAAACATTATATCAGGCACTGTTGCCTTATCGACGGGTTAAGTTACCCGAACTAAAAGAAGTACCCGAAAAAATAGGCTTGTCGTTAAGACAAATACAGCGACGACTCGCAAAAGAGGGCACCAACTATAAAGAAATTATTGCGCGAATTCGTTTTGAGTTCGCTAAAGAATGGTTACTTAATTTTGACTATAAAATTACCGACATTGCTACTGCGTTAAATTACAGCTCTCCTGGGCATTTTACTCGCGCATTTAAGCAATGGAGTGGGATAACGCCAAAAGATTATCGTAATTTACCCAGCGTAAAGAAACGATAA